From a single Nicotiana tabacum cultivar K326 chromosome 8, ASM71507v2, whole genome shotgun sequence genomic region:
- the LOC107826589 gene encoding two-component response regulator-like APRR1 encodes MDKSESIILRGNCSNRDHLMSNDLMDLSNVRVLLCDTDAESCQEVLALLKKCCYQVIPVSSAVDALDALNSRGPCIDIILAEASLLISNGAKIFNFIKLDINLKHIPVIMMLDEDEVPLVLKGLVLGATDYLVKPFSSIELMNLWTHMKRNSTKLVY; translated from the exons ATGGACAAGAGTGAGAGCATTATTTTACGTGGAAATTGTAGTAACCGTGATCATCTTATGAGCAATGATCTGATGGATTTGAGCAATGTGAGGGTTCTGCTTTGCGATACAGATGCTGAGAGTTGCCAGGAAGTATTAGCCCTTCTTAAGAAATGTTGTTACCAGG TTATACCAGTGTCTTCAGCAGTAGACGCGTTAGATGCACTGAACTCTCGGGGGCCGTGTATAGATATCATACTTGCTGAAGCCTCTCTTCTTATTTCCAATGGGGCGAAGATTTTCAATTTCATCAAGCTGGACATCAATTTAAAACACATTCCTGTGATCA TGATGTTGGACGAGGACGAGGTCCCTCTCGTCTTGAAAGGTTTGGTGCTTGGAGCAACAGATTATCTTGTCAAACCATTCAGCAGTATTGAGCTAATGAACCTGTGGACTCACATGAAAAGAAACAGCACAAAGTTAGTATATTAA